A single region of the Triticum dicoccoides isolate Atlit2015 ecotype Zavitan chromosome 2B, WEW_v2.0, whole genome shotgun sequence genome encodes:
- the LOC119368860 gene encoding disease resistance protein Pik-2-like, which translates to MEAATQLASIVGELVGKEYRQLRGVGGQVAELSDELDTMNAILRMLSDAEEGTVDHFIRVWMKQVRELAYDAEDCVHLYILRIRCRPKDRFLVWSKRMLSTLFPRRRLAREIEALRARAVVISERHARYGVSREALLRGSTSSLPAPAPVPGHALGRLAANGHDQLVGITDKANKLAEKVEEVSENEHDKKLKVFSIVGFGGLGNATLAMEVCRKLEGSFQRQALVSVSQAFHDNKDLEGLLKRMLQQIVELKPDNAKGIKEEDPLDGINEMGVDLLTIKLNELLRDIRYTHYINYLSVSFLFTSPIPKSKMYLEYLIVVDDVWTVAAWDTIGSKLPDYNNGSRIIVTTRIEIVANACSGSSVDGDCIYRIKPLDTGDSKTLFLSRVLRSKSDTLPNNLKAEMNKILEKCGGLPMAIISIASILGSYTSSESKDTWERVRKSIGSQMESHPTLEGMKQIVTLSYNHLHYYLKGCMMYVSIFPKDYVIVKNRLLRRWVAEGLVAEIRGLTLMEVAEAYYNELVSRSMIDRAGDIVNHYDGRLETCRVHDMVLEVMVSKSLEANFVSLVGGSYEGMSYGSIRRLSIHAGEEVVSMESPSNKITSSHAMKNGIEGMKMEHVRSLSMFDLRDHMRVLDRLGEFSLPRVLDLEDCMGIENKHLRHVCRMYLLRFLSMKGTSIDEMPPEVGDLENLETLDVRETNLEDLPETVSKLEKLEHLQINNKADKYLGCWIARRGLGRMKALRMVNTVVFGSYSLSKMYSLRWLSIGSKGYKDSDALNFLDGINPPPPLLEYLRIGASIDELPNWVSSLNNLVEIVIAWTYLFGAQLFGPVCELPNLKRMHLERYSCRDAELIAETAYAFPALKDLYVNFLYEDIEVLLFQEASMAKLETLSVRFPTDVFKEVAGMEHLRSLKEVQLIGRKGNSSLGYALDQLKKLNEKRQESNMIKVAVKYE; encoded by the exons ATGGAGGCGGCGACGCAGCTTGCGTCCATAGTCGGTGAGCTGGTGGGCAAGGAGTACCGGCAGCTCCGCGGCGTGGGTGGCCAGGTGGCTGAGCTCAGCGACGAGCTGGACACCATGAACGCCATCCTCCGCATGCTGTCTGATGCTGAGGAAGGTACCGTGGACCATTTCATCCGGGTGTGGATGAAGCAGGTGCGCGAGCTGGCCTACGATGCGGAGGACTGCGTGCACCTCTACATCCTCCGCATTCGGTGCCGGCCGAAAGACCGGTTTCTCGTCTGGTCCAAGCGCATGCTTTCGACGCTCTTCCCTCGCCGTAGACTAGCTCGTGAGATTGAGGCGCTCCGCGCTCGTGCTGTGGTGATCAGCGAACGGCATGCGCGTTATGGCGTCAGCCGTGAGGCATTACTACGTGGCTCTACTTCTTCTTTACCTGCTCCAGCACCGGTTCCCGGCCATGCGCTCGGCCGGTTGGCAGCGAACGGCCATGACCAACTCGTCGGCATCACGGACAAGGCTAACAAACTAGCAGAGAAGGTGGAGGAGGTGAGTGAGAATGAGCATGACAAGAAGCTCAAGGTGTTCTCCATCGTGGGGTTCGGGGGGCTCGGGAATGCTACACTGGCGATGGAGGTGTGCCGGAAGCTGGAGGGATCGTTCCAACGCCAAGCGCTAGTTTCTGTGTCCCAGGCATTCCACGACAATAAGGATCTCGAGGGATTGCTGAAGCGCATGCTTCAGCAGATCGTGGAGCTGAAACCAGATAACGCAAAAGGCATCAAGGAAGAGGACCCGCTAGATGGGATCAACGAGATGGGTGTAGACCTGCTCACCATCAAGCTCAACGAGCTTCTCAGGGACATAAGGTACACACACTACATAAACTATCtatctgtttcttttctttttacatCCCCTATTCCTAAAAGTAAGATGTATTTAGA ATACCTCATTGTGGTGGATGATGTATGGACAGTAGCAGCATGGGACACAATCGGATCCAAGTTGCCCGACTACAACAATGGCAGCAGGATCATTGTGACCACTCGGATAGAGATTGTGGCAAATGCATGCAGCGGTTCTAGTGTTGATGGAGATTGTATTTATAGGATCAAGCCCCTTGATACTGGCGACTCCAAGACATTGTTCCTCAGCAGAGTACTTCGTTCCAAGAGTGACACTTTGCCCAATAATCTGAAAGCTGAAATGAACAAAATTTTGGAAAAATGTGGTGGTCTGCCAATGGCCATTATTAGCATTGCCAGCATCTTGGGGAGCTATACATCGTCCGAGAGCAAAGATACATGGGAAAGAGTTCGCAAGTCAATCGGCTCTCAAATGGAGAGCCACCCTACCCTTGAGGGGATGAAGCAGATTGTTACTCTCAGCTATAACCACCTGCACTATTATCTCAAGGGTTGCATGATGTACGTCAGTATTTTCCCGAAGGATTATGTCATCGTCAAGAATCGGCTCTTGAGGAGATGGGTTGCAGAAGGATTGGTAGCTGAGATCCGGGGTTTGACCTTAATGGAGGTTGCAGAAGCCTACTACAACGAATTGGTGAGTAGGAGCATGATTGATCGGGCTGGTGATATAGTCAACCATTATGATGGGAGGTTGGAGACGTGCCGTGTACACGACATGGTACTTGAGGTCATGGTGTCCAAATCCCTGGAGGCTAACTTTGTTAGCCTAGTAGGTGGCTCTTACGAAGGGATGTCATATGGTAGCATTCGCCGCTTGTCCATCCATGCTGGAGAAGAGGTAGTATCCATGGAATCCCCATCCAACAAAATTACATCATCGCATGCTATGAAGAATGGCATTGAGGGGATGAAGATGGAGCATGTCCGATCACTGAGCATGTTTGACCTCAGAGATCACATGAGGGTGCTTGATCGTCTCGGTGAGTTCAGCCTGCCAAGGGTACTTGACCTGGAAGACTGCATGGGCATAGAAAACAAGCATTTGAGGCATGTGTGCCGGATGTACCTGCTAAGGTTCTTGAGCATGAAAGGTACAAGTATCGATGAGATGCCTCCTGAAGTTGGTGACCTGGAGAATTTGGAGACGCTTGACGTACGTGAGACAAACCTTGAAGATCTACCAGAAACTGTGTCAAAGCTAGAGAAACTTGAACACCTGCAAATAAATAACAAGGCTGACAAGTACTTAGGGTGTTGGATTGCACGCAGGGGCTTGGGTAGGATGAAGGCACTGCGGATGGTGAATACAGTAGTTTTTGGATCTTAT TCCCTGAGCAAGATGTATTCCCTCCGGTGGCTCAGCATTGGCAGTAAAGGATATAAGGACAGTGATGCGTTGAACTTTCTAGATGGCATcaacccgccgccgccactcctcgaGTATCTTAGGATCGGCGCCAGCATTGACGAATTGCCCAACTGGGTCAGCTCACTGAATAATCTTGTTGAGATTGTCATTGCTTGGACATACTTGTTTGGTGCCCAACTGTTCGGCCCAGTATGTGAGCTGCCAAATCTGAAGCGCATGCACTTGGAGAGGTACTCCTGCAGGGATGCAGAGCTGATTGCAGAAACTGCCTACGCCTTTCCTGCTCTCAAGGACCTGTACGTGAACTTTTTATATGAAGATATAGAAGTTCTTCTATTTCAGGAAGCATCAATGGCAAAGCTCGAGACACTCTCGGTGAGATTCCCCACCGATGTTTTTAAGGAAGTCGCTGGCATGGAGCATTTGAGAAGCCTTAAAGAAGTGCAGCTCATTGGTAGGAAAGGCAACTCTTCACTGGGCTATGCACTGGATCAACTAAAGAAACTGAATGAGAAGCGCCAAGAATCCAATATGATCAAGGTTGCAGTGAAATACGAGTGA